A DNA window from Daucus carota subsp. sativus chromosome 3, DH1 v3.0, whole genome shotgun sequence contains the following coding sequences:
- the LOC108213896 gene encoding UDP-glycosyltransferase 83A1-like — protein MGIPHVLAVPYPAQGHVIPMMELLQSFTKQGFKVTCVNTEFIHERVMKAMNEKESNVVDTIQMTSIPDGLGPSEDRNDFVIALKAIFEVMPGKLEELIEKINETDDNKITCLVADENMGWAFKVAEKFGIKKVAFWPASTALLAASFNVPKLIQDEILNSDGTVRKHQTISLSKNMPAMNTENLVWFCFPDLETQKTVFGVIQKSNEFVKLADFVICNSAYELEPAAFTLCPNLLPIGPLIATNQLGKQVGHFWPEDSACLTWLNEQPVSSVIYVAFGSFTLFDPIQFQELALGLEKTNRPFLWVVRPDMTDEMNEAYPKGFIDRIGSRGRMVGWAPQEKVLRHPSVACFLSHCGWNSTIEGVSNGVPFLCWPYFADQFLNERYICDVWKVGLGLEKDESGIISHSEITNKVEHLVCDNQFKARVLELKEKVVNSVSTQGCSNKNLSRIIDWMK, from the exons ATGGGCATCCCACATGTTCTGGCTGTACCTTATCCAGCACAAGGCCATGTCATTCCAATGATGGAGCTTCTCCAGAGCTTTACCAAGCAGGGGTTTAAGGTAACATGTGTCAACACTGAATTCATCCACGAGCGTGTAATGAAGGCAATGAATGAGAAAGAAAGCAATGTGGTGGATACGATACAGATGACCTCAATTCCAGATGGACTAGGTCCATCAGAGGATCGAAATGACTTTGTTATAGCATTGAAAGCAATATTTGAGGTGATGCCCGGGAAACTAGAGGAGCTTATTGAAAAGATCAACGAAACAGATGACAACAAAATCACGTGCCTTGTTGCTGATGAGAATATGGGATGGGCCTTTAAAGTTGCGGAGAAGTTTGGAATAAAGAAGGTGGCTTTTTGGCCTGCATCAACAGCACTCTTGGCTGCAAGTTTCAATGTCCCCAAGTTGATCCAAGATGAAATTCTAAACAGCGACG GAActgtgagaaagcatcagacTATCAGCTTGTCGAAAAACATGCCTGCAATGAACACTGAAAACTTGGTTTGGTTTTGCTTTCCTGACTTGGAGACACAAAAAACTGTGTTTGGTGTTATACAAAAAAGTAATGAATTTGTGAAACTTGCAGACTTTGTCATCTGCAATTCGGCTTATGAACTTGAGCCAGCAGCCTTCACCTTGTGTCCAAATCTCTTGCCCATTGGTCCACTTATAGCAACCAATCAACTTGGGAAACAAGTAGGCCACTTCTGGCCCGAAGATTCAGCTTGTCTGACATGGCTCAATGAACAGCCAGTCTCTTCAGTCATTTATGTTGCATTTGGAAGTTTCACACTTTTTGATCCAATACAGTTCCAAGAATTGGCTCTAGGACTTGAAAAAACCAATAGGCCATTTCTATGGGTTGTGCGTCCAGATATGACTGATGAAATGAATGAAGCCTACCCGAAAGGGTTTATTGATAGAATAGGAAGTCGAGGGAGAATGGTAGGTTGGGCTCCTCAAGAAAAGGTTCTACGCCATCCTTCTGTGGCTTGTTTTCTGAGCCATTGTGGTTGGAATTCCACCATTGAAGGTGTAAGCAACGGAGTGCCTTTTCTGTGCTGGCCTTACTTTGCTGATCAGTTCCTGAACGAGAGATACATTTGTGATGTTTGGAAAGTCGGGTTGGGACTTGAAAAGGACGAAAGTGGAATCATCAGTCATAGTGAGATTACAAACAAGGTTGAGCATCTAGTTTGTGATAATCAGTTCAAGGCTAGAGTTTTGGAGCTCAAGGAAAAGGTGGTGAATAGTGTCAGCACACAAGGATGCTCAAACAAGAATTTAAGCAGAATAATTGATTGGATGAAATAA
- the LOC108212559 gene encoding UDP-glycosyltransferase 83A1-like codes for MGIPHVLAVPYPAQGHVIPMMELLQRFVKQGFKVTCVNTEFNHKRVMKALNGTDGHVEDGIHMTSIPDGLGPSEDRNDFVKFLKGIFQVMPGKLEELIERINETDDNKITCLVADETMGWAFKVAAKLGIRKVAFWPASAALLASMFNIPKLIEEGIINSNDGTVIKHQMISLPANMPAVNTENMAWVCFPDLETQKSVFDVILKTNEFVKLADFIVCNSAYELEPAAFTLFPNILSIGPLIAGNQLGKQVGHFWPEDSTCLSWLDQQPACSVIYVAFGSFTVFDPEQFQELALGLEQTNKPFLWVVRPDMTDKLNEAYPKGFIDRIGSRGRMVGWAPQEKVLRHPSVACFLSHCGWNSTIEGVSNGVPFLCWPYFADQFLNKNYICDVWKVGVGFEKDDCGIIRQSEIKDKVEQLICDKQFKARVLDLKDKVVNTVNDQGCSNKNLSSVIDSMK; via the exons ATGGGAATCCCACATGTTCTGGCTGTACCTTATCCAGCACAAGGCCATGTCATTCCAATGATGGAGCTTCTCCAACGCTTTGTAAAGCAGGGGTTTAAGGTAACATGCGTTAACACTGAATTTAACCACAAGCGCGTGATGAAGGCACTGAATGGGACAGATGGTCATGTAGAGGATGGGATACATATGACCTCAATCCCAGATGGATTAGGTCCATCCGAGGATAGAAATGATTTTGTGAAATTTTTGAAAGGAATATTTCAGGTCATGCCAGGGAAACTAGAGGAGCTCATTGAAAGGATCAATGAAACCGATGACAACAAAATCACTTGCCTTGTTGCTGATGAGACTATGGGATGGGCCTTTAAAGTTGCAGCGAAGCTTGGAATCAGAAAGGTGGCTTTTTGGCCTGCATCAGCTGCGCTCTTGGCTTCAATGTTCAACATTCCAAAGCTGATTGAAGAAGGAATTATTAACAGCAATGACG GAACTGTCATAAAGCATCAGATGATAAGTTTGCCAGCAAACATGCCTGCAGTGAACACTGAAAATATGGCATGGGTCTGTTTCCCTGACTTGGAAACTCAGAAAAGTGTGTTTGATGTTATACTTAAAACAAATGAATTTGTGAAACTAGCAGACTTTATAGTTTGCAACTCAGCTTATGAGCTTGAGCCAGCAGCATTCACCTTGTTTCCAaatatcttgtcaattggtcCACTCATAGCAGGCAATCAACTTGGGAAGCAAGTAGGTCACTTCTGGCCCGAAGATTCAACTTGCCTGTCATGGCTCGATCAACAGCCAGCTTGTTCGGTCATATATGTTGCATTTGGAAGCTTCACAGTTTTTGATCCTGAACAGTTTCAGGAATTGGCTCTAGGACTCGAACAAACCAATAAGCCATTCCTATGGGTTGTGCGTCCAGATATGACTGATAAATTGAATGAAGCCTATCCAAAAGGCTTTATTGATAGAATAGGAAGTCGAGGGCGAATGGTGGGATGGGCTCCCCAAGAAAAGGTTTTACGCCATCCATCTGTGGCTTGTTTCTTGAGCCACTGTGGTTGGAATTCTACCATTGAAGGTGTAAGCAATGGGGTGCCTTTTCTCTGCTGGCCTTACTTTGCTGATCAGTTCCTTAACAAGAACTACATTTGTGATGTTTGGAAAGTTGGAGTGGGATTTGAGAAAGACGATTGTGGAATCATTAGGCAAAGTGAGATTAAGGACAAGGTCGAACAACTAATTTGTGACAAACAGTTCAAGGCAAGAGTTTTGGATCTCAAGGACAAGGTGGTGAATACTGTCAATGATCAAGGCTGCTCTAACAAGAATTTAAGCAGTGTAATTGACTCGATGAAATGA